From one Lycium barbarum isolate Lr01 chromosome 6, ASM1917538v2, whole genome shotgun sequence genomic stretch:
- the LOC132600257 gene encoding uncharacterized protein LOC132600257 — MEAYKSSKTTPVKENLPTQRVEELIYPESMDTLSEIEISYHCSGYFMFSPSRKYVSGDLMKTNMDIDFISYFDLLDDLKKYYKFDIFEGDKFFYLGGDRVISDYDGLLECRDDLDVRKMLVSYKTHKEKSIQIYTPPKNCDIFMNTFLEENSYSENESEEVNEEVMEEHESANSTGIFLFFIDLF, encoded by the exons ATGGAAGCTTATAAGAGTTCTAAGACGACACCGGTTAAAGAAAATTTGCCCACACAACGTGTAGAAGAACTAATTTATCCGG AAAGCATGGACACACTGAGTGAGATTGAAATTAGCTACCATTGTAGTGGTTATTTTATGTTCTCGCCTTCTAGAAAATATGTAAGTGGGGATTTGATGAAAACAAACATGGACATTGATTTTATTAGTTACTTTGATTTATTGGATGATTTAAAGAAATACTATAAATTCGATATTTTTGAGGGAGATAAGTTCTTTTACTTAGGAGGTGATAGAGTTATTAGCGATTACGATGGGTTATTAGAATGCCGTGATGATTTAGATGTTAGGAAAATGCTTGTTAGTTATAAGACACATAAGGAGAAGTCTATCCAGATTTATACGCCCCCGAAAAATTGTGATATTTTTATGAATACTTTTCTCGAAGAAAATAGTTATAGCGAAAATGAATCAGAAGAGGTGAACGAAGAAGTTATGGAAGAACACGAATCAGCAAATTCAAcaggtatttttttattttttattgatcTTTTTTAA
- the LOC132599164 gene encoding glucan endo-1,3-beta-D-glucosidase isoform X2, with the protein MATQKLLSFFLVFLVLLQFLSSAESQAFIGINYGQVADNLPPPSETVKLIQSTSIEKVRLYGADPAIIKALANTGIGIMIGASNGDIPALASDPNFAGQWVSSNVLAYYPASKIIVINVGNEVVTSGDQNLIPQLLPAMQNVQNALNAASLGGKIKVSTVHAMSILSQSDPPSSGLFNPVFGDTLKALLQFHKENGSPLMINPYPFFAYQSDPRPETLAFCLFQPNAGRVDSGSGIKYMNMFDAQVDGVRSALNAWGFKEIQIVVAETGWPYKGDPNEVGPSVDNAKAYNGNLISHLRSMNGTPLMPGISVDTYIFALYDEDLKPGPGSERSFGLFKPDLSTTYEVGLSKNAQTPTTPVTPVTPAPATTPTTPTTPATPVTPAPKPTVASWCMPKPGTPDSELQANLDYACGMSGIRGTAISLRPLPSPQQILVTVAVLILVATYDAENLL; encoded by the exons ATGGCTACTCAAAAACTTCTCAGTTTCTTCCTTGTTTTCCTTGTTTTGTTGCAATTTCTTTCTTCCGCAG AGTCACAGGCTTTTATCGGTATTAACTACGGCCAAGTCGCCGACAACCTCCCACCTCCATCAGAGACAGTTAAGCTCATTCAATCAACAAGCATTGAGAAAGTGCGTTTATACGGAGCAGATCCGGCTATCATAAAAGCATTAGCGAACACCGGTATCGGAATTATGATCGGAGCTTCCAACGGCGATATACCGGCGTTAGCATCCGACCCGAATTTTGCGGGGCAATGGGTTAGTTCCAATGTGTTGGCGTATTATCCGGCGAGTAAGATTATTGTTATTAATGTCGGTAATGAAGTCGTCACCTCAGGAGATCAGAACCTTATTCCTCAACTCTTGCCTGCTATGCAAAATGTCCAAAACGCCCTTAATGCTG CTTCCCTTGGTGGGAAAATCAAGGTATCAACGGTACACGCCATGTCCATTTTGTCCCAGTCCGACCCGCCTTCTTCCGGGTTGTTCAATCCAGTATTTGGGGACACACTGAAAGCTCTGCTGCAATTTCACAAGGAAAATGGTTCACCTCTGATGATCAATCCATACCCATTCTTTGCGTATCAGAGTGATCCAAGACCTGAAACTTTGGCATTCTGTCTCTTCCAACCAAATGCTGGCCGAGTTGATTCAGGGTCCGGTATCAAATACATGAACATGTTTGATGCACAG GTTGATGGTGTACGTTCGGCGCTGAATGCTTGGGGATTCAAGGAAATTCAAATTGTGGTTGCGGAGACAGGGTGGCCATACAAGGGAGATCCAAATGAAGTAGGCCCAAGTGTGGATAATGCAAAAGCTTATAATGGTAATTTAATAAGCCACTTGAGGTCTATGAACGGCACTCCATTGATGCCTGGCATATCAGTCGATACCTATATCTTTGCCCTTTATGATGAGGATTTGAAACCCGGTCCTGGCTCAGAACGCTCTTTTGGGCTTTTCAAGCCTGATCTTTCCACGACTTACGAAGTTGGCCTCTCAAAAAATGCGCAG ACTCCTACAACTCCAGTAACTCCAGTGACCCCTGCTCCAGCAACAACTCCCACGACACCGACAACTCCAGCAACTCCGGTTACACCAGCACCAAAACCAACAGTAGCTTCTTGGTGCATGCCAAAGCCGGGAACTCCCGATTCTGAATTACAGGCGAATCTCGACTATGCCTGTGGCATGTCTG GAATCCGTGGAACTGCGATTTCTCTCAGACCGCTTCCCTCACCTCAACAAATCCTA GTTACGGTGGCTGTACTTATCCTGGTGGCAACTTATGACGCAGAGAATCTACTCTAG
- the LOC132599164 gene encoding glucan endo-1,3-beta-D-glucosidase isoform X1: MATQKLLSFFLVFLVLLQFLSSAESQAFIGINYGQVADNLPPPSETVKLIQSTSIEKVRLYGADPAIIKALANTGIGIMIGASNGDIPALASDPNFAGQWVSSNVLAYYPASKIIVINVGNEVVTSGDQNLIPQLLPAMQNVQNALNAASLGGKIKVSTVHAMSILSQSDPPSSGLFNPVFGDTLKALLQFHKENGSPLMINPYPFFAYQSDPRPETLAFCLFQPNAGRVDSGSGIKYMNMFDAQVDGVRSALNAWGFKEIQIVVAETGWPYKGDPNEVGPSVDNAKAYNGNLISHLRSMNGTPLMPGISVDTYIFALYDEDLKPGPGSERSFGLFKPDLSTTYEVGLSKNAQTPTTPVTPVTPAPATTPTTPTTPATPVTPAPKPTVASWCMPKPGTPDSELQANLDYACGMSGINCNPIQAGGPCFEPNTVASHAAYAMNLLYQIAGRNPWNCDFSQTASLTSTNPSYGGCTYPGGNL; encoded by the exons ATGGCTACTCAAAAACTTCTCAGTTTCTTCCTTGTTTTCCTTGTTTTGTTGCAATTTCTTTCTTCCGCAG AGTCACAGGCTTTTATCGGTATTAACTACGGCCAAGTCGCCGACAACCTCCCACCTCCATCAGAGACAGTTAAGCTCATTCAATCAACAAGCATTGAGAAAGTGCGTTTATACGGAGCAGATCCGGCTATCATAAAAGCATTAGCGAACACCGGTATCGGAATTATGATCGGAGCTTCCAACGGCGATATACCGGCGTTAGCATCCGACCCGAATTTTGCGGGGCAATGGGTTAGTTCCAATGTGTTGGCGTATTATCCGGCGAGTAAGATTATTGTTATTAATGTCGGTAATGAAGTCGTCACCTCAGGAGATCAGAACCTTATTCCTCAACTCTTGCCTGCTATGCAAAATGTCCAAAACGCCCTTAATGCTG CTTCCCTTGGTGGGAAAATCAAGGTATCAACGGTACACGCCATGTCCATTTTGTCCCAGTCCGACCCGCCTTCTTCCGGGTTGTTCAATCCAGTATTTGGGGACACACTGAAAGCTCTGCTGCAATTTCACAAGGAAAATGGTTCACCTCTGATGATCAATCCATACCCATTCTTTGCGTATCAGAGTGATCCAAGACCTGAAACTTTGGCATTCTGTCTCTTCCAACCAAATGCTGGCCGAGTTGATTCAGGGTCCGGTATCAAATACATGAACATGTTTGATGCACAG GTTGATGGTGTACGTTCGGCGCTGAATGCTTGGGGATTCAAGGAAATTCAAATTGTGGTTGCGGAGACAGGGTGGCCATACAAGGGAGATCCAAATGAAGTAGGCCCAAGTGTGGATAATGCAAAAGCTTATAATGGTAATTTAATAAGCCACTTGAGGTCTATGAACGGCACTCCATTGATGCCTGGCATATCAGTCGATACCTATATCTTTGCCCTTTATGATGAGGATTTGAAACCCGGTCCTGGCTCAGAACGCTCTTTTGGGCTTTTCAAGCCTGATCTTTCCACGACTTACGAAGTTGGCCTCTCAAAAAATGCGCAG ACTCCTACAACTCCAGTAACTCCAGTGACCCCTGCTCCAGCAACAACTCCCACGACACCGACAACTCCAGCAACTCCGGTTACACCAGCACCAAAACCAACAGTAGCTTCTTGGTGCATGCCAAAGCCGGGAACTCCCGATTCTGAATTACAGGCGAATCTCGACTATGCCTGTGGCATGTCTGGTATCAACTGTAACCCTATTCAAGCAGGCGGTCCCTGCTTTGAACCAAATACTGTAGCATCACATGCTGCTTATGCCATGAATCTTCTTTATCAAATTGCTGGCAGGAATCCGTGGAACTGCGATTTCTCTCAGACCGCTTCCCTCACCTCAACAAATCCTA GTTACGGTGGCTGTACTTATCCTGGTGGCAACTTATGA
- the LOC132599164 gene encoding glucan endo-1,3-beta-D-glucosidase isoform X3: protein MATQKLLSFFLVFLVLLQFLSSAESQAFIGINYGQVADNLPPPSETVKLIQSTSIEKVRLYGADPAIIKALANTGIGIMIGASNGDIPALASDPNFAGQWVSSNVLAYYPASKIIVINVGNEVVTSGDQNLIPQLLPAMQNVQNALNAASLGGKIKVSTVHAMSILSQSDPPSSGLFNPVFGDTLKALLQFHKENGSPLMINPYPFFAYQSDPRPETLAFCLFQPNAGRVDSGSGIKYMNMFDAQVDGVRSALNAWGFKEIQIVVAETGWPYKGDPNEVGPSVDNAKAYNGNLISHLRSMNGTPLMPGISVDTYIFALYDEDLKPGPGSERSFGLFKPDLSTTYEVGLSKNAQTPTTPVTPVTPAPATTPTTPTTPATTPTTPTTPVTPVTPAPKPTVASWCMPKSGTPDSELQANLD, encoded by the exons ATGGCTACTCAAAAACTTCTCAGTTTCTTCCTTGTTTTCCTTGTTTTGTTGCAATTTCTTTCTTCCGCAG AGTCACAGGCTTTTATCGGTATTAACTACGGCCAAGTCGCCGACAACCTCCCACCTCCATCAGAGACAGTTAAGCTCATTCAATCAACAAGCATTGAGAAAGTGCGTTTATACGGAGCAGATCCGGCTATCATAAAAGCATTAGCGAACACCGGTATCGGAATTATGATCGGAGCTTCCAACGGCGATATACCGGCGTTAGCATCCGACCCGAATTTTGCGGGGCAATGGGTTAGTTCCAATGTGTTGGCGTATTATCCGGCGAGTAAGATTATTGTTATTAATGTCGGTAATGAAGTCGTCACCTCAGGAGATCAGAACCTTATTCCTCAACTCTTGCCTGCTATGCAAAATGTCCAAAACGCCCTTAATGCTG CTTCCCTTGGTGGGAAAATCAAGGTATCAACGGTACACGCCATGTCCATTTTGTCCCAGTCCGACCCGCCTTCTTCCGGGTTGTTCAATCCAGTATTTGGGGACACACTGAAAGCTCTGCTGCAATTTCACAAGGAAAATGGTTCACCTCTGATGATCAATCCATACCCATTCTTTGCGTATCAGAGTGATCCAAGACCTGAAACTTTGGCATTCTGTCTCTTCCAACCAAATGCTGGCCGAGTTGATTCAGGGTCCGGTATCAAATACATGAACATGTTTGATGCACAG GTTGATGGTGTACGTTCGGCGCTGAATGCTTGGGGATTCAAGGAAATTCAAATTGTGGTTGCGGAGACAGGGTGGCCATACAAGGGAGATCCAAATGAAGTAGGCCCAAGTGTGGATAATGCAAAAGCTTATAATGGTAATTTAATAAGCCACTTGAGGTCTATGAACGGCACTCCATTGATGCCTGGCATATCAGTCGATACCTATATCTTTGCCCTTTATGATGAGGATTTGAAACCCGGTCCTGGCTCAGAACGCTCTTTTGGGCTTTTCAAGCCTGATCTTTCCACGACTTACGAAGTTGGCCTCTCAAAAAATGCGCAG ACTCCTACAACTCCAGTAACTCCAGTGACCCCTGCTCCAGCAACAACTCCCACGACACCGACAACTCCAGCAAC